Proteins co-encoded in one Pseudomonas beijingensis genomic window:
- a CDS encoding glutathionylspermidine synthase family protein produces the protein MKKIHCAERPDWKQTAEQLGFLFHTIDDEPYWDESAYYQFTLKQIEDDLEDPTTEIHEMCMDLVARVVQSEELLERLSIPAPFFDLVRTSWLEGHPHLYGRMDFSYNGTGPAKLLELNYDTPTSLYEAAAFQWGWLEQCIERGVLPAHADQFNSIDTKLHQAFAQLQLKEPFYFASMKGSVEDKGTTDYLRLIAEKVGIQSRHIDIEDIGLNSDGRFVDLEERWIPHLFKLHAWEFIFHEPFGAAIAECDTQFFEPAWKSIISNKGILPLLWEFNKGHPNLLAAHLDTDTSKAVPKGWVRKPFFSREGANIELQTADGLIVKEDGPYTDAPFILQEFAPLPKFDDSYTLIGSWVIGDQAAGIGVREDNSLITKDSSRFLPHLILD, from the coding sequence ATGAAGAAGATCCATTGCGCAGAACGTCCTGACTGGAAACAGACCGCCGAACAGCTCGGCTTTCTGTTCCACACCATCGACGACGAACCCTATTGGGACGAAAGCGCGTACTACCAGTTCACCCTCAAGCAGATCGAGGACGACCTGGAAGACCCGACCACCGAGATCCACGAGATGTGCATGGACCTCGTGGCTCGCGTGGTCCAGAGTGAAGAATTGCTGGAACGCCTGAGCATTCCCGCACCGTTCTTCGACCTGGTGCGCACTTCATGGCTGGAAGGCCACCCGCACCTGTATGGGCGCATGGATTTCTCCTACAACGGCACGGGCCCGGCCAAGCTGTTGGAACTCAACTACGACACGCCGACCAGCCTCTACGAGGCGGCGGCGTTCCAGTGGGGTTGGCTGGAGCAATGCATCGAGCGCGGCGTGCTGCCGGCCCATGCCGACCAGTTCAACAGCATCGACACCAAGCTGCACCAGGCCTTTGCCCAGTTGCAGCTCAAGGAGCCGTTCTATTTCGCCTCGATGAAAGGCTCGGTGGAGGACAAGGGCACCACGGACTACTTGCGCCTGATCGCGGAAAAAGTCGGCATCCAATCGCGGCACATCGATATCGAAGACATCGGCCTCAACAGTGACGGGCGTTTCGTGGATCTGGAGGAGCGCTGGATTCCGCACCTGTTCAAGCTGCACGCCTGGGAGTTCATCTTCCATGAGCCCTTCGGCGCCGCGATTGCCGAGTGCGATACGCAGTTTTTCGAGCCAGCCTGGAAGTCGATCATCTCCAACAAAGGCATCCTGCCGCTGCTGTGGGAATTCAACAAAGGCCACCCGAACCTGCTCGCGGCCCACTTGGATACCGACACGAGCAAAGCCGTGCCCAAGGGCTGGGTGCGCAAGCCGTTCTTTTCCCGGGAAGGCGCCAACATCGAGCTGCAGACCGCTGATGGCTTGATTGTAAAAGAAGACGGCCCCTACACCGACGCACCGTTCATCCTCCAGGAATTCGCCCCGCTGCCGAAGTTTGACGACAGCTACACCCTGATCGGCTCCTGGGTCATTGGCGATCAGGCGGCGGGCATTGGCGTGCGGGAAGACAACAGCTTGATCACCAAGGATTCGAGCCGGTTCTTGCCGCATCTGATCCTCGACTGA
- a CDS encoding DUF1190 domain-containing protein produces the protein MKRSKYVQLSLAASVALAISGCGPTEKTYKLQKKYNFQSVQQCVDEKLPVDICADAYMSAMSEHRRIAPTYASQADCDADFVPDWCQQDSAGQFIPKLGGFELSADGEVTQSQVDAARAQLPPSEANVGGSGFGNLLTGMLIGNMLSSNRNSYYSEPVYRYRDDRGSFGSSTLSQRVSSGSTFTRSNQARYGSYTDTIKSSKAMAVASSTSRGGFGSKSSARSGWGGSSSSGG, from the coding sequence ATGAAACGAAGCAAGTACGTCCAGCTTTCGCTGGCCGCGTCGGTCGCCCTGGCGATATCCGGCTGCGGGCCAACGGAAAAAACCTATAAGTTGCAGAAGAAGTACAACTTCCAGTCCGTCCAGCAATGTGTCGATGAAAAGCTGCCGGTGGACATTTGCGCCGACGCCTACATGAGCGCCATGAGCGAGCATCGTCGCATCGCGCCGACGTACGCCAGCCAGGCCGATTGCGATGCCGACTTCGTGCCCGATTGGTGCCAGCAGGACTCGGCTGGCCAGTTCATCCCCAAGCTGGGTGGCTTCGAGCTGAGCGCCGATGGCGAAGTCACGCAATCCCAGGTCGACGCCGCCCGGGCCCAGCTGCCGCCTTCGGAAGCGAACGTCGGTGGCTCAGGCTTCGGCAACCTGCTGACTGGCATGCTGATCGGCAACATGTTGAGCAGCAACCGCAACAGCTATTACTCCGAGCCGGTCTACCGTTACCGCGATGATCGCGGCAGCTTCGGGTCCTCGACGCTCAGCCAGCGGGTTTCCAGCGGCTCGACCTTTACCAGATCCAATCAGGCGCGCTACGGCAGCTACACCGACACCATCAAGAGCAGCAAGGCGATGGCCGTCGCTTCGTCCACGTCTCGCGGTGGTTTCGGCAGCAAGTCCAGTGCCCGCAGCGGTTGGGGCGGTTCGAGCAGCTCCGGCGGTTGA
- a CDS encoding DUF350 domain-containing protein, with the protein MLEALSISLNKAAVLGFVMYILGAAVLFALFQFIYTRVTPHKEFELIRSGNVAAAIALGGAVIGFAIPASNVIAYSISMLDFVVWAVIAAVVQLLAFLVTSLVLKGASARIKNGEIAAGIYIAAVAISVGMLNAACMTPSTN; encoded by the coding sequence ATGCTTGAAGCGCTCTCCATTTCCCTGAACAAAGCCGCCGTGCTTGGCTTTGTCATGTACATCCTCGGCGCCGCCGTGCTGTTCGCGCTGTTCCAGTTCATCTACACCCGCGTCACGCCGCACAAGGAGTTCGAGCTGATTCGCTCGGGCAACGTGGCCGCGGCCATCGCCCTGGGCGGCGCTGTCATCGGTTTCGCCATTCCGGCCAGCAACGTGATTGCCTACTCGATCAGCATGCTGGACTTCGTCGTCTGGGCGGTGATCGCCGCTGTCGTTCAGTTGCTGGCGTTCCTGGTGACCAGCCTGGTGCTCAAGGGCGCTTCCGCACGCATTAAGAATGGTGAAATTGCCGCGGGTATCTACATCGCTGCCGTGGCCATCAGCGTCGGCATGTTGAACGCCGCGTGCATGACGCCTTCCACGAACTGA
- a CDS encoding DUF2491 family protein → MGWFKQLMGLEAPNANPTASHGAPVTGPLGLASGKQVMFDATLKLLLDGNSNVVIPGSQQIWSLGIVDLGQSNWLSRCYMNDEDYWLQVHTSGDIAGQVESVILFNYLSYVTINSEAELRRLAGPESLIGLPTYTHDGVEYTREWGTEAGQTELVTLSERVSNPDEAYSVEHRSMLYARDTGLTDRREFLLFSVEEDAEGTVSLSTSLGISLYTTDLNTL, encoded by the coding sequence ATGGGGTGGTTTAAACAGTTGATGGGGCTTGAGGCCCCGAACGCGAACCCGACAGCCAGCCACGGCGCGCCCGTCACCGGGCCGCTGGGCTTGGCCTCCGGCAAGCAGGTCATGTTCGATGCCACGCTCAAGTTGTTGCTCGACGGCAATAGCAACGTGGTCATCCCGGGCTCCCAACAGATCTGGAGCCTGGGCATCGTTGACCTTGGGCAGTCGAACTGGCTGTCGCGCTGCTACATGAACGACGAAGACTACTGGCTGCAAGTGCACACCAGCGGCGACATCGCCGGGCAGGTCGAGTCGGTGATCCTGTTCAACTACCTCAGCTACGTCACGATCAACAGTGAAGCGGAATTGCGTCGCCTGGCCGGTCCCGAAAGCCTGATCGGCCTGCCGACCTACACCCATGACGGCGTCGAGTACACCCGCGAATGGGGCACCGAGGCGGGCCAGACGGAACTGGTGACGTTGAGCGAGCGCGTGAGTAATCCGGATGAGGCCTACAGTGTCGAGCACCGTTCGATGCTGTACGCCCGCGACACCGGCCTGACGGACCGCCGGGAGTTTTTGCTGTTCTCCGTCGAAGAAGACGCCGAAGGCACCGTCAGCCTGAGCACTTCGCTGGGTATTTCGCTGTACACCACTGACCTGAACACTCTTTGA
- a CDS encoding ion channel, with product MSIFLLLRTYASSFFHRFGWAGLAIALGVHLAIAWIGLVLLGEQHLIAAATFIYFYLTTTLTVGYGDLLPQTSAGRIFVATWIMLGGIALLTTVIGKTTSSVIDVWRKGMKGKGDFTGQVGHTVLIGWEGASSERVIELLLQDETSNDNLIVICDCDLEENPMPGKASFIKGDSLSSVALLQRAGVPGAERVLVRTHSDDLTLATVLAVNQLGPAGHVVAHFNDSEIAALASAYAPSLECTSSMAIEMLVRASQDPGSSVVINELLCVGEGATQYLMKLPEAFEATFGELYTRMKEQHNATLIGYRAQGARHPAINPPGTTRVVGGELFYIASTRLKEISHGVV from the coding sequence ATGTCGATTTTCCTTTTGTTGCGCACGTACGCATCGTCCTTCTTCCATCGGTTCGGCTGGGCGGGCCTGGCCATTGCGTTGGGCGTGCACCTGGCCATAGCCTGGATCGGCCTGGTGCTGCTGGGCGAGCAACACCTCATTGCCGCCGCCACGTTTATCTACTTCTATCTCACCACCACGCTCACCGTCGGCTATGGCGATCTGTTGCCACAGACATCCGCCGGGCGAATTTTTGTGGCGACCTGGATCATGCTCGGGGGCATTGCCCTGTTGACGACGGTCATCGGCAAAACCACCAGCAGCGTCATCGATGTATGGAGAAAAGGCATGAAGGGCAAAGGCGATTTCACCGGCCAGGTCGGCCATACGGTGCTCATCGGTTGGGAGGGCGCCTCCAGCGAGCGGGTCATCGAACTGCTCCTGCAGGACGAAACCTCCAATGACAACCTGATCGTCATCTGCGATTGCGATCTTGAAGAAAACCCCATGCCCGGCAAGGCCTCGTTCATCAAAGGCGACAGCCTGTCCTCCGTCGCGCTGTTGCAGCGTGCCGGCGTACCGGGGGCCGAACGCGTGCTGGTGCGCACCCATTCCGACGACCTGACCCTGGCCACCGTGCTGGCGGTCAATCAACTGGGGCCTGCCGGGCACGTGGTCGCCCACTTCAATGACAGCGAAATCGCCGCCCTTGCCAGCGCCTATGCGCCGAGCCTGGAATGCACCTCCAGCATGGCCATCGAAATGTTGGTGCGGGCCTCCCAGGATCCAGGGTCGTCGGTGGTCATCAATGAGTTGCTCTGCGTCGGCGAAGGCGCCACGCAGTACCTGATGAAACTGCCCGAGGCGTTTGAAGCGACGTTCGGCGAGCTCTACACCCGGATGAAAGAGCAGCACAACGCTACGCTGATCGGCTACCGCGCCCAGGGCGCCCGACACCCAGCGATCAACCCGCCTGGCACCACGCGCGTTGTGGGCGGAGAACTCTTCTACATCGCCTCCACGCGTCTCAAGGAAATTTCCCATGGGGTGGTTTAA